A region of the Synechococcus sp. UW179A genome:
GGTGAGCTTGCCGTAGCTGGACGAAGCGGTCATGGGGATCCGGCGGTCTCGGGCCGCCATTGTCCCTCAGCTTGTATCTCTACCAAGTCTGCATTGGCCTCAGCCCCCAGCTCGCTTGGGTCGGTACCCCTCTTTGTTGAGCAGTTCCAGCGCCATCTCCACCTGATCGCCTTGAAGTTCGATCAGGCCGTCTTTTGCGGTGCCACCGCTGCCGATGCGTGTCTTGAGTTTCTTCAGGAGTGCTTTGAGGCCTTCTTGGTTGAGCTCCAGACCGCGGATCACTGTCACTGTCTTGCCGCCCTTTCCACCTCGGGTCGGCTGCACTCGAACCATCTGCTGGGCTTTCGCGGTCGGTTGCTTCCCTGGGCCGCTCGGCCGCTGCAGACTGTCTGTGTTGCTGAATTCCTGCCACCCACCTTTCGCCATCGCTTCTGCGCATCCGACACCATCCTGCCGTTCTCGTGATGACCGACTCTGCGTCTACGCCTCGATGGGCTGACTCAAGCCAGGGCCTTGGTCGCTGGATCGAACGTCTGATCGGCATCGATCTGCTGAGACGTCCCCTGTTCTTCCAGGCACGACAG
Encoded here:
- a CDS encoding translation initiation factor gives rise to the protein MAKGGWQEFSNTDSLQRPSGPGKQPTAKAQQMVRVQPTRGGKGGKTVTVIRGLELNQEGLKALLKKLKTRIGSGGTAKDGLIELQGDQVEMALELLNKEGYRPKRAGG